A region from the Patagioenas fasciata isolate bPatFas1 chromosome 27, bPatFas1.hap1, whole genome shotgun sequence genome encodes:
- the USE1 gene encoding vesicle transport protein USE1, whose protein sequence is MAATRLELNLMRLLSRCEALAAERRDPEEWRLEKYVAALEDMLRELKLQSCKPAPELLNEYSRKVDFLKGLLEAEKLPSSSEKALANQFLAPGRTPTTTKERTPATKTVHLQTKARCTGRMRSELLGTDPLAVDDSEELNIRKRKGLAADEKQSAVELEAVLQHHQDVQEKLAEEMLSLARSLKNNTLAAQNVIKQDNQTLSHSLRMADQNFEKLKDESDRLEQHAKKSVNWLLWIMLIVVCFIFISMILFIRIFPKLK, encoded by the exons ATGGCGGCGACGCGGCTGGAGCTCAACCTGATGCGGCTGCTGAGCCGCTGCGAGGCCctggcggcggagcggcgggaccCCGAGGAGTGGCGGCTGGAGAAG TACGTGGCGGCTCTGGAGGACATGCTGCGGGAGCtgaaactgcagtcctg CAAGCCCGCCCCGGAGCTGCTGAACGAATACTCCCGCAAAGTGGACTTCCTAAAGGGACTTTTGGAAGCCGAGAAATTG CCTTCATCGAGTGAAAAGGCTCTGGCTAATCAGTTCTTGGCCCCCGGCCGCACGCCCACGACGACCAAGGAGAGAACCCCGGCCACTAAAACCGTGCACCTGCAGACGAAGGCTCGCTGCACGGGCAGGATGAGGAGCGAGCTGCTTGGTACA gaccccttggCTGTGGATG ATTCTGAGGAGTTAAACATAAGGAAGCGCAA AGGCCTCGCGGCCGACGAGAAGCAGTCGGCGGTGGAGCTGGAGGCCGTGCTGCAGCACCACCAGGACGTGCAGGAGAAGCTGGCCGAAGAAATGCTCAGTCTGGCCCGCAGTCTCAAAAACAACACTCTGGCCGCGCAGAATGTGATCAAACAAGATAACCAG ACGCTCTCGCACTCTCTGCGGATGGCAGACCAGAACTTCGAGAAGCTCAAGGATGAGTCTGACCGCCTCGAGCAGCACGCGAAGAAATCGGTCAACTGGCTGCTGTGGATAATGTTAATTGTAGTTTGTTTTATATTCATCAGCATGATCCTCTTTATCAGAATTTTCCCCAAACTAAAATGA